The DNA window aataataatcaataacaaatattttattaatatttaaaataatttttcaatacaATAGTTgtacaataaattatttcaaattattattttgatccCAAACTAATTAAACAAGACAAATAAACCTTCAAACTAATCAAACCAAGACCTTATTACCCTCAAATGTCTGACCAATTTGCCAATTAAATGGAACAACATTATTAGACAAAGTAATTTTCCCATCACTAGTAGTAACTTGAAAAGACAAACTTTGACCCAGTAATCTCTCCAAAGTCAACCAATTCTGTCCCcaatttttaaccatttcaatCCAACCAGTTTGATTTCCTTTAACCTTAACACCAACAACTTCTCCACTTCCACCAACATTAAACACCAAAACAAGAATCCAATAAGGATTACCATTCATTTTAAACTTCATTCCGCCTATCCTACCCCTACAACTGACTCTTCGAAAGTAAACCGGCACGATTCCAGCCTCGTAACGCGCTATCTTCCTAAACATCACTTGTGATAAATCGAAATGCTTGCGTGGTGGATTGCACCAAGGATAACTACCTATTGTACTATTAGGAGGGCAAAAATTTGTGGCGGTTACATATATGGACCCTGCATTTTGAATGCAATTCTTGTGCGAATGTGCGCAAACGATTTGGAAACATGCACCACATGTCCTTCCATTGTTGAATAGGGCTGTGCTTAATGCGGTTGTAGTTAATCCGTATCCTTGGTTGAATACGTCGTAGCCACATGCACCGACTACATAATGTACAATTGGAGATTTTAGAAAATCGGTTCaatttgaaaacaaacaaacaaacaaaaaaacgaAATTTTGTAACAACTTACAAGCGGTTTCGTCGCCATCTATGTTACCATAGAATGTGGCATGGCCTGCTTCCCATCCATGAGCAAACTCTAACACACAAACAAGAGCAAAAACTATCAAAACAATTGACTTACACATTTTCATCTTTACCATTTGATTAATCTCTTCAACTTTTaaaacatgtttatatataaatttaggagGGATTTCATTTATGtcaatttaattattcataaatggaaaaaaatccataacactttaaaattataaccCCAAACTTATCTAAAGATAATTATgctaattaaatttcaaaaaaaaattaaataacctTTTCCAATGACactttttaaactcattttgtATGTCATATATAGGTCCGATCATTTGTCAAAATGTTTAGTTCGGTCAATTTTCGGTGAAAAGATCggttatttcaaatttaaggggtctaaaattaataaaataaagttggtgtgatttcaaaatttaactACATTTTAAAGggtattattctaattattttcttttaaggcATCACTTGTGATATACACATTTCATCAATTAATACACTCTAATTAGGaatacaattaatttttatttacaaatatagtatattaatacaatatttaagttttgaaattaaatatttagtgAAGTTTATccttttaattgttaaattaggGGGAGAATAAATAATAGTTGTTTATTTTGTCAAAGTAATTATATAAGGAGACTATTctgaaaatttgatattttgataatttgatcTTATATTACAAGCTAAATAACACAGCTGTTAAAAAtggaatatattaatattaaataaattcctAACTAATTATAAGAAATTCTAATAATCTCATAActtcaaatattaataagtttcaAAGGTAACCAAAACATCATGAATATGATAACTCATAATTAATTTACTCTGAATATGATAATGCTGTCAATTGGTAGTGATAATTATTGTctagtaaataattaaattattagtattatataaatatctaaatttacTATCCATATCATaaatgcataaaaataaattatttatttttgggtaaAAATCAGACCTTTTTTCTCTTtcaaaatagaatattaataataaaataatttttaattttttaattagatgtACTAAAAAAATAGTACTTAGCCGACTCAAGAGTAAAGCCCAACTCTAgagcagttcagatcttctgctaccgattgccgtgttcccctgtggcggaccaatcagattgcagcattattaatttaataataaatcaatctgggcaggagacggagggagggagaatccggaatccgggtttaggcccgggttcacacaagacgccgttaacggaagcgcccgttaacgccaggaaataatataatattcagataatacccagataagatatcttcgctctgatctacacgcccattgaaatgaccctcatgtaaaccccccatacccacccatgagaagaccgtctgccgttcatgaaaatacacttacacgtccatgtaaagaccgaattcacagtcatattatatttacgttttttaaatatttgtttaatttattaaataacacagggcagcgatataatattcgcttcaagtaattcaatcttttattttctaggattttatatttttc is part of the Impatiens glandulifera chromosome 1, dImpGla2.1, whole genome shotgun sequence genome and encodes:
- the LOC124922069 gene encoding expansin-A25-like; amino-acid sequence: MVKMKMCKSIVLIVFALVCVLEFAHGWEAGHATFYGNIDGDETAFGACGYDVFNQGYGLTTTALSTALFNNGRTCGACFQIVCAHSHKNCIQNAGSIYVTATNFCPPNSTIGSYPWCNPPRKHFDLSQVMFRKIARYEAGIVPVYFRRVSCRGRIGGMKFKMNGNPYWILVLVFNVGGSGEVVGVKVKGNQTGWIEMVKNWGQNWLTLERLLGQSLSFQVTTSDGKITLSNNVVPFNWQIGQTFEGNKVLV